TGCGGTACCAACTTCGATGCTAAAATCCGTCGTAACTCTACCGATATGGATGACTTGTTCATCGCTCACATTGGTGCAATGGACGTAATGGCTCGTGCTTTGGAATCAGCTGCTGCTATCCTTAAAGAGTCTCCATACCAAAAAATGGTTTCTGACCGTTACGCATCTTATGATGCTGGTAAAGGTAAAGAATTCGAAGAAGGTAAACTTTCTTTGGAAGATGTTTACGCTTACGCAAAAGCAAACGGAGAACCAAAACAAATCAGCGGAAAACAAGAGCTTTACGAAGCGATTGTAAACATGTATATCTAATCAGATAACAGATAGAAGAGCAAAGACATAAGACTGTTGAAACCATATCATGGTCTTGTCTTTGCTCTTTTTTTGAATTCAGATAACAGACAACAGAAATCAAACTAAAGATAAAGGACTAAAGAAAAACACCACTGACCATAACGTCTTTTGTCTTTGATCTAATCATCTTGATTAAATAAATCTACTAATTACTAATACCTAACAACTCACAACCATGGCTTTTATAGACACAGGAGGAAGTCAATCGAATTCCTTTCAAGAGGGCAGTAAGCTCTACATTTTTCTTTTGACGCTGGTGGCAACACTCGGCGGTTTATTATTCGGTTATGATACAGCCGTAGTAAACGGTGCTGAAAAATCGCTTGTAGAATTTTACATCTACACGACTAAAGGTGCTGACTATGTATTTAACAACGATATTATGACGCTCATCAGCCAGTACCGGGTGATGATGACGATTGTACTTTATATTGTATTTCTCGTGATTTGCGGACAGATTATCCGTCTGCTCGGCACGAAAAAAGGAGGAATTCTTAGCGTGGTGGTTCTGGCCGGACTGACTGTTTGGGCAGTAGGCTTCATCGGTAAATCTTTGCCTGCACTGACTGACATCGAGGAGATGAAAAGTACAGCTGACGCAGTAAAAGGTTTTGTGATTGCCAGTGCCCTGATCGGATGTATCATTGGTGGCGCCTTGTCCGGATTTATCTCCAAATCATTGGGTCGTAAAAACGGCCTTTTTATCGCAGCGGTAGCGTTCTTTATCTCTGCGGTGGGAGCCTGGAAACCTGAGGCATTCAACGTTTTCGGAACACTTGATGTGTACTCATTCGTGGTTTACCGCATTATCGGTGGTATCGGTGTGGGTATCGCATCTATGATTTCCCCGATGTACATTGCAGAGATTGCTCCTGCGAATGTACGCGGTAAGCTGGTTTCGTTTAACCAGTTTGCAATCATTTTCGGTATGTTGGTGATTTACTTTGTCAATCTTGTAATTGCCCGTCAGGGGGATGAGCAGTGGTTAATTACCGAAGGATGGAGATACATGTTCCTTTCGGGAGCGATTCCTGCCGGAATTTTTATATTACTTTTGTTCTTTGTACCTGAGACTCCACGTTACCTGGCAATGAAGGGCAAAGACGAAAAAGCGCTGAGCGTACTTGAAAAGATTGCCGGAAAGAGCAGTGCAGAAAGCATCCTGACCGACATTAAAGGCACATTGCACGAAATTAACGCTCCGTGGTTATCTTACGGTTTCGGTGTGATCGTGGTAGGTGTCCTGCTTTCGGTATTCCAGCAGGCAGTAGGTATCAACGTGGTGCTTTACTATGCCGGAAACATCTTCCGCAACATGGGCGCTTCTACTGATTCATCTTTGCTTCAGACCATCATTGTCGGTGTGGTAAACCTTACCTTTACGGTGGTAGCCATCATGACTGTGGATAAATTCGGACGTAAACCTTTGATGATTATCGGTTCTATCGGTATGGCCATCAGTATGATCGCATTGGGATTCACCTTCTACTCCGGTCATGTGGGTATTGTCGCCCTGATCTTTATGTTGATCTACACGGCAGCCTTTGCGATGAGCTGGGGCCCGGTTTGCTGGGTATTGCTGGCTGAGATTTTCCCGAACTCAATTCGTGGAGCGCTCTCCATCGCTGTTGCAGCTCAGTGGATTGCCAACTGGATCGTGTCGCTGACTTTCCCTATGATGAATGACAATGATTGGTTGACTGCTCAGTTTAATCACGGATTCTCTTACTGGATTTACGGTATCATGGGTATCCTGTCGGCATTGTTTATGTGGAAATTCGTTCCTGAAACAAAAGGTAAGACTCTCGAATCGATCGAAGAGCTCTGGAAAAAATAGGATCTATCTTTTCATCACGGGTAGATTTGATAGTTTAGTGGTGAAGTGTGTGTATGAATAGGAAGAGGCAGTCCATTGGGCTGTCTCTTTTTTTGTATGTCGGGCATGGTTCTTCTACTTGCAGGGTGCAAGTCCCTGTACACGCCGTGTTGAAAGGAAGTGTTAGCGAATGGCAAGGGTGTCCCCCGTGAGGCGGAATCTGAAAGAAGCCATCAGCAAAGTTAGCGTACTGACGCACAGAAATTTGATACAAGGCTGTCAAGCGAGGGTGAGCGAGCGTTGGATTGCGTATAGCCCGAAAATCAACCGTAATCGCAGACAGTAAATCAAGCAGAACCTAACGAAAGAGAAGAGTCTTATCCCGAGAGATCTTGCCTCGTGTCCCCTGGGACAAAGAGATTAGCGATAATTTCCGATATGTTGCAAGAAGTCAGCAGAGGACATAGTAGTCGGGACAGGAACAGTCAGGACGAAGGTCTGAATCTTTAAATTTAAGGAGCAGTTAGTTTGAAATTTATTTTATGGAGCAACAGCAAGGCAGAGCGTACCAATTAGATTTGTTCACAGAGGCAGATATGGGCACTTTGCGCCCTTTTTCGAACCGTGAATCCGTAAGCCAAGCGGAAGTCATAAGGGAGTTGCAAGTAGAAGGAGCAGGAGAACAGAAACGAGCCTTAGCCCGGAATTTAATGGAAGAGATATTGAGTCACGACAATATCAAACGAGCCTACAAACAGGTAAAGCAGAACAAAGGAGTAGCCGGAATAGACCAAATGCCGGTAGGCAAGTTTGCGACGTGGTATACACAGGAAGGGGCCACTCTGATAGCCCACCTCCACACAGGAAGCTATCATCCGCAGGGAGTCAAACAGGTAGAGATACCGAAGCCGAACGGCGGGAAACGAAAACTGGGAATCCCGACGGTAACAGACAGGATAATTCAGCAAGCGATAGCCCAAGTGCTAAGTCAGATCTACGAACGGAAATTCTCCGACCACAGCTACGGCTTCCGTCCCAATCGCAATGCACATCAGGCATTGCAGAAAGCAAGCGGATACATAGAAGAAGGCAGACTGACAGTCGTAGATATCGACTTAAAGACATTTTTCGATGTAGTGCACCATGACCGCCTGATGTATCGACTATCGGAGACTATTGGAGACAAAATTCTATTGAAACTGATACGGCGATACCTTCAAAGCGGGGTAATGGTTGACGGAGTAATAAGTCAACGCACAGAAGGCACACCGCAAGGCAGTCCACTCTTCCCATTATTGTCCAATATCGTATTAGACGAACTAGACGAAGAACTGGGTAAACGGGGACACAAATTTGTTCGCTATGCTGACGATTGCAACATCTTCGTACGAAGCCAAATGGCAGGAGAGAGGGTTATGGAATCGATAAGCAACTTTATCGAAAGCAAACTAAAACTCATCGTGAACAAAGAAAAGAGCAAAGTATGCGAAGTTAATCAAACCAAATTCTTAGGCTACACCATTCAACAGAGTGGCAACCTGACAGTAGCCCAGAAGAGCCTTGACCGATTAAAGGCGAAAGTACGTACCATCACCAAGCGGAACAGAGGGGTAAAGTTTGAGCAGCTCATATCAGAACTCACACCCGTGCTGCGAGGATGGTTAAATTACTATCAATATGCCAAATGTCAAAGACAACTACAAAAGCTGGACGCATGGATACGAAGGAAGCTTCGCTGTTACAGACTAAAGCAATGTAAACGCCCCATCACTCTATACCGATTTTTAGTAGGTCTGGGAGTGAAGAAAGGAACGAGCTGGCTACTGGCGCTATCGGGAAAGGGTTGCTGGCGAAAATCAGGATGTCCACAAGCCAATCAGGCCATGGACAATCAATGGTTTGAGGAACAAGGCTTATACAACCTGACATTAAACTACGCGAGGTTAAACAATTTAAGGAAACCGCCGTGTGCGAGAGCATGCACGGTGGTGTGAGAGGGCGGGGGAGCAATCCCCCTACCTACTCGATTGCTTAAAATGCCGGTATCTTTTTTGTTTATGCAATTCCTATGAGGTCTCATTATGGTTTTAAATAGGTTGATTATAAATCCATATTTACAAATTATTCGTGTATTATTGATTAAACACTGATATAAAACTACTCTTTTAAAGCATATTTTATACCAGTATCATACCTATATTATATATGTGTTATACCAGTAAAATCATAAATTAGATTAATACAAGACCATTACTGAAGCTATAGTGAAGGATAGGGGGAGAAAGGATATCTCCGGGACTTATAGGTGCAACCGATATGGTAGTATCGGAATTTATCCGTGGGGAATGGTAAATTAGTCCGTAGGGATTGATTTTTTGCAGAAAGCGAAAGATACCTATATGTTTTTACGAGGAAGATGTGCAATAAAAATAGCCGATGTCTATTGATTTTCGGATATTTTTGATTTCCAGTTGTTATATTTTACTTTGCGAAAGTATCGTTTTGATTGTAAGTTAGGTTAAATGATGATAAAATGGTGTTTTAAATGCTGTCTATGTGCTCATATTGTTTGTTTGCTGTCTCGTTTATTTGCATCTTTACACTTAGACAGTTGTGCTGTCAAATTGTAAATCACAAATGTCTAAAATGTAAATAAACGATAGGTATGGAAACAGAAAGCTTAGCACCGGAAGAAAAGATTGTCTTTTATGAATTGGAAAAGGTACGCTTCATCATGAAGGATGCTACCGGACTGGATATCGGATATGCTTACGAAGATTTGGTATTTTCGGAACATGGTATTTTTATCATTCAGTTTGATGGTACGGATGCCGATAAATTGCTGGTGTTTTTTAATCACGAATGTGTTGAGGCGAAACATCAGTTGTTTCTCTCCCGATTGGTGGAGTCAGGTAAGCTGAATGGGATGAAGATGGTCTATAAAGGTAAATTTGAGATGAGTCAGGTGGAAGGAGAGGAGAATATACAGTTGAGATTTTTCTAACAGAATGAAGTCCCTTTGCCAGGGCACGCATGAACAGATGCTGATATACCGGATTCCCAACGATAAAGGGTGCAATTGCCATTAACGTTAGCTGTTAATTTAACGAAAAGAAATTCGATCGTAGAACAATGAGTCGTGTCGAATTGTATATTTGCATATCAATCATTGCATTATGGCACGCAGGTTATCACATATACTGATTATGTTCACGCTGATTCTGGCTACGGCCGGGGTGACCGTGACGCGTCATTATTGTGGTAATGAGTTGAAGAAAATCACCCTGGCCGGAGAACCCAAATCCTGCTGCGGGGACCACTGCAACTGCTGCCACAACGAAACCTTTACCCAAAAGGTAACCAATGATTATCTCTCTTCGAATGATGTGCATGCGCCAGCCGTTAAGGTGATTTCACTGGACTGGCTGGAAGCCCCTTCGGTGATGGCTTTTACGCTGACCGAACTGTCCTTTGCACTGCATTCGGCCTACATACCTTACAATTCTCCTCCACTGACAGCCGACAATCCTTCGGCTATGCTTCAAGTCTTCCTGTGTTGAATTAATGAGCAAACCGTTTCTCTGATTTGTTAGATATAAGGTGTTTACCTTATTCCAAACGAGTCGGATGAATCGTCGTATCCATACGTTTCTGTATCGGATAGACCGATTCCTATTTCGCAAATCATTTTAAAGGGAAATCTGTTACGCGTCAAGCGGCTTGAAGCCGCTGAACGCTAGCGCTCCCTACCGAGCAGCGGCTCAAATCCGCTTGCCGGATTGCAAAAAAACTCAATTATTCATTTTCCAAAATACCACAGTTATGAAAACTATAAAAATGCTTTCAGTTGCCCTTATCGTATTGTTTGCTCAAATGAGTGTCGTTGCCCAAAATGCTGCCATGCACCAGAATCACCATACGGTGAAAGCCACAATTACTACCACTACTTTTAAAGTATGGGGAAACTGCGATATGTGCAAAACCCGCATCGAGACAGCTGCCAAAGCAGCCGGTGCCACCAAGGCCAACTGGAGCGATAAGACCAAGATGCTTAGCGTATCGTACGATGCCTCAAAGGTGAAGCTGATGGACATCCACAAAAAAATCGCTGCTGCCGGTCACGATACCGACAAAGCCAAAGCTGCTGACAAAACTTATAAGGCTCTGCCGGGTTGTTGCCAATACGAAAGAGGCAAGTGATTTTATTTGAATTCAAACCTGACAGGTCTCGAAGACCTGTCAGGTTTTGTTACCCCCTAAAAACTCAAATCGATGTTCAACCGATTAGTAAAATATTTTCTCGAAAACCGGCTAGTCACCTTTATCTTCCTGATTGCCTTTATTCTGTTGGGAATCGTTTATGCACCGTTCAACTGGAAGACGGGAATTATTCCCCGCAATCCAATTCCGGTGGATGCTATACCCGACATTGGCGACAACCAGCAGATTGTTGCCACCGAATGGATGGGACGTTCACCCAAAGACATTCAGGACCAGGTGACTTATCCGCTGACTACCGCATTGCTGGGTATTCCCGGTGTCAAAACCGTGCGCAGTACCTCCATGTTTGGCATGTCATTTATCTATGTTATTTTCAAAGACAATGTGGAGTTTTACTGGAGCCGTTCGCGCATACTGGAAAAGCTCAACTCGCTGCCTGCCGGAACCCTTCCTGCCGGAGTAACTCCTACACTGGGGCCTGATGCTACAGCGCTCGGCCAAATCTTCTGGTACACGCTCGAAGGGCGCGATCCGAAGACCGGCAAACCCAACGGCGGATGGAGTCCGCAGGAGCTGCGCACAGTACAGGACTTCTATGTCAAATACAGCTTGTCAGCTGCCGAAGGGGTCTCTGAAGTGGCCGCCGTGGGTGGATTTGTCAAGGAGTATCAGGTGGACATCAATCCAGAGGCGATGAAGTCTTATGGCGTATCGGTGATGGATGTGATGAATGCCGTGCGCAAGAGTAACCTTGACATTGGAGCCGAGACTATCGAGCTCAACAGCGTGGAGTACATCATCCGCGGACTGGGTTATATTAAGAATCCGGAAGATTTGGAAAATGCCGTGGTGACGGTGCGTAACAATGTGCCCGTCCGCATCCGCGATGTGGGACATACGACATTCGGTCCGGCTACCCGTCGCGGTGGGCTGGACAAGGGTGGCGCTGAAGCTGTGGGTGCCGTGGTGGTAGCTCGCTACGGTTCCAATCCGATGGAGGTGATTAATAACGTCAAGGACAAAATCAAAGAGATAGAGGCCGGATTACCACAAAAGAAGCTGG
The window above is part of the Parabacteroides sp. FAFU027 genome. Proteins encoded here:
- the xylE gene encoding D-xylose transporter XylE; amino-acid sequence: MAFIDTGGSQSNSFQEGSKLYIFLLTLVATLGGLLFGYDTAVVNGAEKSLVEFYIYTTKGADYVFNNDIMTLISQYRVMMTIVLYIVFLVICGQIIRLLGTKKGGILSVVVLAGLTVWAVGFIGKSLPALTDIEEMKSTADAVKGFVIASALIGCIIGGALSGFISKSLGRKNGLFIAAVAFFISAVGAWKPEAFNVFGTLDVYSFVVYRIIGGIGVGIASMISPMYIAEIAPANVRGKLVSFNQFAIIFGMLVIYFVNLVIARQGDEQWLITEGWRYMFLSGAIPAGIFILLLFFVPETPRYLAMKGKDEKALSVLEKIAGKSSAESILTDIKGTLHEINAPWLSYGFGVIVVGVLLSVFQQAVGINVVLYYAGNIFRNMGASTDSSLLQTIIVGVVNLTFTVVAIMTVDKFGRKPLMIIGSIGMAISMIALGFTFYSGHVGIVALIFMLIYTAAFAMSWGPVCWVLLAEIFPNSIRGALSIAVAAQWIANWIVSLTFPMMNDNDWLTAQFNHGFSYWIYGIMGILSALFMWKFVPETKGKTLESIEELWKK
- the ltrA gene encoding group II intron reverse transcriptase/maturase, with the protein product MEEILSHDNIKRAYKQVKQNKGVAGIDQMPVGKFATWYTQEGATLIAHLHTGSYHPQGVKQVEIPKPNGGKRKLGIPTVTDRIIQQAIAQVLSQIYERKFSDHSYGFRPNRNAHQALQKASGYIEEGRLTVVDIDLKTFFDVVHHDRLMYRLSETIGDKILLKLIRRYLQSGVMVDGVISQRTEGTPQGSPLFPLLSNIVLDELDEELGKRGHKFVRYADDCNIFVRSQMAGERVMESISNFIESKLKLIVNKEKSKVCEVNQTKFLGYTIQQSGNLTVAQKSLDRLKAKVRTITKRNRGVKFEQLISELTPVLRGWLNYYQYAKCQRQLQKLDAWIRRKLRCYRLKQCKRPITLYRFLVGLGVKKGTSWLLALSGKGCWRKSGCPQANQAMDNQWFEEQGLYNLTLNYARLNNLRKPPCARACTVV
- a CDS encoding HYC_CC_PP family protein, with the translated sequence MARRLSHILIMFTLILATAGVTVTRHYCGNELKKITLAGEPKSCCGDHCNCCHNETFTQKVTNDYLSSNDVHAPAVKVISLDWLEAPSVMAFTLTELSFALHSAYIPYNSPPLTADNPSAMLQVFLC
- a CDS encoding ATPase; this encodes MKTIKMLSVALIVLFAQMSVVAQNAAMHQNHHTVKATITTTTFKVWGNCDMCKTRIETAAKAAGATKANWSDKTKMLSVSYDASKVKLMDIHKKIAAAGHDTDKAKAADKTYKALPGCCQYERGK